A genomic segment from Montipora foliosa isolate CH-2021 chromosome 9, ASM3666993v2, whole genome shotgun sequence encodes:
- the LOC137969500 gene encoding caspase recruitment domain-containing protein 9-like encodes MEDPAFDEILDTNRVEIVQRLQLDRTFLFDYLRSKQVFDLGDCELIRAEKTREQKAGKFLDVLITKGEEGYLHFIDAIQLLNPSLYEKITGQKATARPSPLMMGGENFFLGSNNYGPDVDIMSNHLKRTMSDLQDLTIRYDEVLKEKAVLEKRLSRTSKELFEKNQLIDELEKRYFDTEAMLMESHSSAKKVVEGAAQHQQEQKREILERTHFIIALQMKLLSTKEEVDKLKEKLEESNNEKENLLNRFSQISKNYDNQRRESMKLTEKLEHQKDNIQRAEELKVKVRQLQFSNQKLKQEKDEALRELEDLKCWTEALKARYDIVEEDRKQTQESHESTVADYSELRDKADELELRLTISGREIEDLKKRCKDYEQTSNTYREQRDLYEKAWKETAVERDEVRKDREETMCRLTEVVRSRDEAVDRQMDYSRQFELQYKKTAEELHQVRELLYQTELEMEDLRKVKLQRNSSDVSDSSFAAEKKTGKSFHIDTEAAWVKKLERGEEMEENSPVESTHSSEDSYDWRSRRKTTEIIDSVKKRVAMHKSPTNEQNIDSVEDSPKKNLSLDNKLEELIPERRSLSPAAQNSLSLDRNRGRSLFKSAPTYSTLECMFGPSVSNSPSIYSAFDSNNSKYSSFRSCRSGISGLPQKQSGNFDKSSECASFETAADGVVEDDEKPKAKRGCEGQTESSTRPGYFMSISSPSKILNFVGGHKSTESSGSSFDENGDHLDSTVSEHFKDPPSNVPMSKTLETGDDEEKRRSELEEIEEALKSPTLQKSSFRKRSDALSEGGPRSSSAPNSPSLGIRQRADVEENS; translated from the exons ATGGAGGACCCAGCGTTCGACGAAATTTTGGACACAAATCGCGTTGAGATCGTACAAAGACTACAGCTAGATCGAACATTTTTATTTGACTACCTACGGAGCAAACAGGTATTCGATTTGGGGGATTGCGAACTTATTCGAGCAGAAAAGACTCGTGAGCAAAAGGCAGGCAAGTTTCTCGACGTTTTAATAACGAAGGGAGAAGAAGGTTATCTTCATTTCATCGATGCAATTCAACTCTTGAATCCGTCTTTGTACGAAAAGATCACCGGACAAAAGGCCACAGCAA GACCAAGCCCACTCATGATGGGAGGAGAGAATTTCTTCTTAG GATCAAATAATTATGGACCTGACGTTGACATAATGAGCAATCATTTAAAACGCACCATGTCCGACTTGCAAGATTTGACGATCCGATACGATGAAGTGTTAAAAGAAAAGGCTGTGCTGGAAAAGAGGTTGAGTAGAACTTCCAAAGAGTTGTTCGAGAAGAATCAGCTCATTGACGAACTGGAAAAACGGTACTTCGACACGGAAGCCATGTTGATGGAGTCACATTCTAGCGCTAAAAAGGTGGTGGAAGGCGCTGCGCAACATCAACAAGAACAGAAAAGAGAAATTCTTGAAAGAACACATTTCATAATCGCCCTGCAAATGAAGCTTCTCTCCACCAAAGAGGAGGTAGACAAATTGAAAGAGAAGCTAGAGGAAAGCAACAACGAGAAAGAAAATCTTCTGAACCGCTTCTCTCAGATTTCAAAGAATTACGACAACCAGAGACGAGAATCGATGAAGCTGACGGAAAAGCTTGAACATCAAAAAGATAACATCCAACGAGCCGAGGAACTGAAGGTAAAAGTTCGACAGCTGCAGTTCAGCAATCAGAAGCTTAAACAAGAAAAAGACGAGGCTTTGAGGGAATTAGAAGATCTGAAGTGTTGGACAGAAGCACTAAAAGCCAGGTATGATATTGTTGAAGAAGACAGGAAACAAACTCAAGAAAGTCATGAAAGCACTGTTGCTGATTACTCTGAACTCCGGGACAAAGCGGACGAATTGGAGCTGAGGTTGACAATTTCTGGGCGAGAAATAGAAGACTTGAAAAAGCGGTGCAAAGATTACGAACAGACCTCAAACACGTATCGAGAGCAACGAGATTTGTATGAGAAGGCGTGGAAGGAGACTGCGGTGGAACGAGATGAGGTGAGGAAAGACAGAGAAGAAACTATGTGCCGATTAACTGAAGTTGTCCGCAGTCGAGATGAAGCAGTTGACAGACAGATGGATTACAGCCGACAGTTTGAGCTGCAGTACAAGAAGACAGCTGAAGAACTACATCAAGTCAGGGAACTACTTTATCAGACCGAACTTGAGATGGAAGATCTGAGGAAAGTCAAGCTTCAAAGGAATTCATCAGATGTAAGCGATAGTTCCTTCGCTGCCGAGAAG AAAACTGGAAAGAGCTTCCATATAGATACTGAGGCCGCCTGGGTAAAGAAGCTGGAACGAGGCGAAGAAATGGAAGAGAATTCGCCTGTGGAGAGTACTCACAGCAGTGAAGATTCATATGATTGGAGATCGCGCCGGAAGACAACTGAGATCATAGATAGTGTCAAAAAGCGTGTGGCCATGCACAAATCACCTACAAACGAACAAAACATTGATAGCGTAGAAGATTCTCCTAAAAAAAACCTGTCATTAGACAATAAGTTAGAAGAGCTGATACCAGAGAGGCGGAGTCTTTCACCCGCAGCCCAAAACTCCTTGAGTCTTGATAGAAATCGCGGCAGAAGCCTTTTCAAAAGTGCACCGACTTACAGCACCTTGGAGTGCATGTTTGGTCCATCTGTTAGCAACAGTCCTTCCATTTACAGTGCTTTTGACAGCAACAATTCCAAGTATTCGTCTTTTCGTTCTTGCCGCAGTGGTATTTCGGGGCTACCTCAAAAGCAGTCGGGTAATTTTGACAAATCCTCGGAATGTGCTTCGTTTGAAACAGCAGCTGACGGAGTTGTCGAAGACGATGAGAAGCCGAAAGCAAAACGTGGGTGCGAAGGACAAACAGAAAGCTCAACCAGGCCTGGCTATTTCATGAGCATTTCATCTCCATCGAAAATCTTAAATTTTGTGGGGGGGCATAAATCAACAGAGAGCTCAGGAAGCTCCTTTGATGAGAATGGAGACCACCTTGATAGCACGGTGTCAGAACACTTTAAAGATCCACCGTCAAATGTGCCGATGTCGAAAACTCTTGAGACAGGTGATGACGAGGAAAAGCGTAGATCAGAATTGGAAGAAATAGAAGAGGCCTTAAAGTCTCCTACTCTTCAAAAAAGTTCTTTTCGCAAGAGATCCGACGCTCTTTCTGAAGGCGGACCCAGAAGTTCATCGGCTCCGAACTCTCCTTCCCTTGGTATTCGTCAGCGAGCAGATGTTGAGGAAAATTCCTGA